The genomic window GAATGGCTGAAAGAAGGGGAATATAATCCGCTGGAAGGCAAAGAAGTCTATATTCTGGTAACCACCGGTGGTAAAGAAAGGTCGTTCAGCAAAGAAGGGACTTACAAATTTACCGTGGAAGAGCTGATCAGCGGACTGATTGTCTCTTTACATGTCTTTAAAGCCAACATCAAGAATATCAAGATTGTTTACGAAGCCAACAAGCTTTCAAAAAAAGAAATTATTCTGCACAAAAAGCAGTTTGTAGAACTTCTCAATCAATAAAATATGGAAACAAGCTTAGCAATGAATACCCTGATCTTCTTGGGCGTAGCCATCATTATGGTTCCGCTGGCGAGAAAATTCGGGCTGAGTTCCGTCATCGGATACATTGCCGGCGGAATCATTATAGGGCCGTATGTCCTGAAGCTGACGGGTAGGAATGTAGACGACATTATGCACGCCAGCGAATTCGGGGTAATTATGCTTCTCTTTTTGGTAGGGCTCGAGCTTGAGCCCCGCAAATTCTGGGAGATGCGGAAAAAGATCATCGGCCTCGGCATGACGCAGATGCTCCTGACCATAACGCTGCTTTTCGTTGTTTTCTTATGGGCAGGCTGGAAAGTGGATAAAGCAGTGGCTGTTGCCATGTGTTTTGCGCTTTCTTCCACAGCCATCGTTCTGCAGACTTTACAGGAGAAAAACAGCCTGAACACCCTGGCCGGGGAAGCTTCTTTTTCCACTTTGCTCTTTCAGGATATTGCGGTTATCCCTATCCTTGCCATCCTTCCACTGATCGCCCATCATAAAGTGACCAACAATGATAATGAAATCCATGTCATTATCCAGAATCTTCCGCAGTGGATGCAGTTTGCCACGGTGATCCTAGGAGTGGCTATTCTCATCCTGTTGGGAAGGTATGTTTTTGTTCCCTTTTTAAGGTATGTTTCAAAATCAGGAATGACGGAACTGCTTACCGCTTCGTCACTGTTTCTGGTAATCGGTGTATCGGAACTGATGATCGCTATTGGCCTTTCTCCTGCCTTAGGCGCTTTCCTTGCCGGAGTAATGCTGGCCAACAGTGAATTCCGCCATGAACTCGAAGCACAGATCGACCCCTTCAAAGGTTTATTGCTGGCGGTATTTTTTGTAAGCGTAGGTTCGACTATGAACTTTAACATTATCGCAGAAGATCCGCTCTTTATTTTCAGTACGGTTTTTGCGGTGCTGGCGATCAAATTCATAGTTCTT from Chryseobacterium sp. SORGH_AS_0447 includes these protein-coding regions:
- a CDS encoding NAD(P)H-dependent oxidoreductase is translated as MKKTLVVFAHPYLEHSNSNAELINFYVRHQHFTLRDLYEEYPNFHIAAFRERKRIRNYDRFIFQFPLIWFGTPPLLKLWIDEVFDREWLKEGEYNPLEGKEVYILVTTGGKERSFSKEGTYKFTVEELISGLIVSLHVFKANIKNIKIVYEANKLSKKEIILHKKQFVELLNQ
- a CDS encoding monovalent cation:proton antiporter-2 (CPA2) family protein, with the translated sequence METSLAMNTLIFLGVAIIMVPLARKFGLSSVIGYIAGGIIIGPYVLKLTGRNVDDIMHASEFGVIMLLFLVGLELEPRKFWEMRKKIIGLGMTQMLLTITLLFVVFLWAGWKVDKAVAVAMCFALSSTAIVLQTLQEKNSLNTLAGEASFSTLLFQDIAVIPILAILPLIAHHKVTNNDNEIHVIIQNLPQWMQFATVILGVAILILLGRYVFVPFLRYVSKSGMTELLTASSLFLVIGVSELMIAIGLSPALGAFLAGVMLANSEFRHELEAQIDPFKGLLLAVFFVSVGSTMNFNIIAEDPLFIFSTVFAVLAIKFIVLYMIGKFFRIDTPQSLFYAFALSQVGEFAFVLTNYASSLYLLNSELNAQMMAVTAITMCITPFLIIINDKFITPRFIKEIPDAENDFNILDGNIRQKKIIIVGFGHFGSTVGRLLKANKVSSTILDRDSDRVKLLRSYGFKVYYGDATKIPTLRAAGIEDAEILVLCLDDPEDNKFIANVVRENYPNVKIFVRAKNRIDSYEYLNSGINNIYRETLGTAVDMAVDVLHETGMRKYAARRLGQRFMAIDKASIRKLAKSEDDDEIHLFTTKEILQREEELLAYDNLNFDNQQWEDSSMDEEEENES